Within the Thermosynechococcus sichuanensis E542 genome, the region CGTCTGGATTGGCACCTGCACCACGGAAATTATCAAAATGGACTTGGAGGGACTTGCTCCCAAACTAGAAGCCGAAATTGGCATTCCCATTGTTGTTGCTCGCGCCAATGGTCTCGACTACGCCTTTACCCAAGGGGAAGATACGGTGCTAGCAGCCATGGCCGCCCGTTGCCCCACGCCCACAGCAGTGAGTGATCCAGAGGAACGCAACCCCATCCAACGTCTTCTCAACTTTGGCAAGAAAAAAGAGGATGTCCAAGCTGAATCTCAGCACTACCACGACCACCCCCCCCTTGTTCTTTTTGGCTCCCTGCCAGATCCCGTAGTGACCCAACTCACCTTGGAATTGAAAAAACAGGGCATCAAGGTGTCAGGATGGCTGCCTGCCAAGCGCTATACAGAATTGCCGGTGATTGATGAGGGTTACTACGTCGCTGGCGTGAATCCCTTCCTCAGCCGGACGGCCACCACCCTAATTCGCCGCCGCAAATGTCAACTTATTACGGCACCCTTTCCCATTGGCCCTGATGGGACCCGTGCTTGGATTGAACAGATTTGTGCCACGTTTGGCATTCAACCCCAAGGCCTAGCAGAGCGCGAAGCCGAAACTTGGGCAAAACTTAGCGACTACCTTGAATTGGTGCGGGGTAAATCGGTCTTTTTCATGGGGGACAATCTGCTAGAGATTTCCCTAGCGCGGTTTTTGATTCGCTGTGGTATGCAAGTGCATGAAATTGGCATCCCCTACATGGACAAACGCTACCAAGCAGCCGAGCTAGAACTCTTGACGAAGACCTGTGCCGAGATGGGGCATCCCCTACCCACCATTGTTGAAAAACCCGATAACTATAATCAACTCCAGCGGATTAAGGCGCTCCAGCCCGACCTTGTGATTACGGGTATGGCTCATGCGAATCCCCTCGAAGCCCGTGGCATCAGCACCAAGTGGTCGGTGGAATTCACGTTTGCTCAGATTCACGGCTTTGGCAATGCCCGTGACATCTTGGAACTGGTGACTCGTCCCCTACGGCGCAACCAAGCCCTTGCGGGATTAGGCTGGCAGAAACTGGTTGCCAGCTAAAAAAATACCCCCTCTGAGTGGGTTCAGGGGGGCAAGCCAAACTTAGAAGCGTTGTTGGGGCGGTTGCAAAATCCGATTTTGGATATTCGGCGGCATACTACCCGGTGTCGGCGAGTACTGGTAGCCAAAACCCGCATTCTGCGTATCATCAATGATTTTCGGTGTCACCATTACCACCAGTTCATTCCGTTGACGCTGGTTTGCCTCCCGCCGGAACAACCGCCCCAATAGGGGAATGTCACCGAGAATTGGAATCTTGGTCACCAGTGAGCGATCCTGATCTTGGATAATGCCCGCCAGCATCAACGTTTGGCCATCCCGCAGGCGAATCCGCCCCGACTCCATCCGCCGCTGTGAGAGGAGTGTTCCTGTAGAGGGAGTCGTGACTCCTGGAAAGACAACTGAATAAGTGTCGCTGGGAGCACTCACTTCTGGAGAGAGTTGCAGGGTAATGAAGCCGTTGTCATCAATTTGATCCACTGTGACATTAAAAATTACCCCCGCTGGTCGAATGATTGGACGAATTGTCTGAGACTGGAGTGCAGCTCCACCACCAGTTGCTTGAGAATCAACTGTAGATTCAATGCCTGAAAAAATTTCTTGAGTCAAGTTGACTTGAGCTGCGCTCCCCTCTTGAATCACCAGCGTTGGATTGCTCAGAATTGTAGCGTTGTTATTTTGAATGGAAAGTTGAAGTTGAGCAAAAAAGTTACTGAGTAGATTGCCAACTGGCTCACCGGGAATAGGTGGCAAAGGAGGAGGAGTTAAGCCACCAACATTGGGTGTTGTACCACGGATAACAGTTAATCCATCAGGATTAAAGATTGCGCCCCACAGACTACTGCCAAAGTTCGTGATCAAATCCGCGTTGGCGTTACGACCACGCAACAGGTTCACATCAATAAACTTGACATTCACCAGCACCTGTCGCTTACGGATGTCAAATTGCTGAATCAGTTGGGTAGCAATTTCCACTTTGCGTGGGGTACCAATCAATGTCACTGTGTTGGTGCGTGGGTCACCAACGACCTCCAGCCCCCGTAGGAGCGAGCTACGGCAAATTTGACCGACAACACCGCCAGCCGCTGCTGGTACTTGAAGCTGCTCACAACCCGTTGCAGCCTCTGGCCGACCGGTATCTGGTAAGTTGGCACCATACATTTCCAAGAGTTGTACCGCCCCCAACTGCAAATCACCCTCACGGGTACGGGTTTCACGGTTAAGTGCCGTTTGAGCTGTTGTTGAGGCTTGTGCACCCCCACCCGTGCCCCCAGAGCCAATGGTACCCCCTGTCTGAGCAAGGGAGCTAATTTCCCGTGTGGTTGAGCCAGCGCCAAAAACGCGCATTTGATTGAGGCGGATGGTGCGGACAATGCGGTTTTGGGCATCAGGAGGTAGAGCTTGGCCGACAAAGATGGTGCGGCCTTGACGATTGGCTTTGAGGTTGGTTACCCGCAGTACATAGTTAAATACGTCTTGAACGGATTCATTCTCGATATCGAGGGAGATGGTGACACCCCCCGCTTCGCCATTCCCTTCGGGAAAGACAACGTTCATATTAGCGGCACGAGCCAGTAGGGAAAGAACCTCCCGCACTGGAGCCTCCCGCAGCAGTAGGCGGGGAATGCGTTGATTGGTGCCCAGTTCAATCACATCGGGATCGGCATTAAGAGGGCTAATGAGCATATCACCAACAGAGGGTGGCACAGGGCGCGGCAGAAAAGGCGGCACCGCACTAGGCCCTGGGGGCATGGCCATGGGTTGACCACTGGGAGGAACTTGAGGACCAGCGGGGGCTTGAGCCGTAATGAAGTTAATTTGCAGGCCATCGCGTCCTTCGCGGATGACTTCACCAATGGGAGCAGCACTAATGCCATTCACGGTAACGCGGATGGTTTTGGCGTCCAGTTGCACCACCTCGACGGAGGAGATGCCGGGCGCAGGGTTGTCTTGGCGGAAGGCACCCCCTTGGGGTAGGCGCAGTTGACTATTGGCAATGTCTGCAATGGAGGCATTGCCACGATTGACCGTGAAAACCGCTGGCCGTAAATTCCCCTGCACGTTGAAGAGGAGTTGAATACCATTGGGGGCTGTTACAAGGCGAATGCCCGTAATTTCAGTTGTGGTTGCCCAAGTGGGCGTTTGACTTGCAGCAATGAGGGCTGTTGTGGCCACCCCTAAGCCGAGACGATGTAAAAGCTGACTCACGATGCTTGACTCCTCACAAATGCCACCAAACCTACGAAAAGAGAATGCAACTCAGTCCCAAAACTATCTACGCTGCTTCTTTGATTGCCATGCGCTATTGCTGTTGTGGTTGCTGCGGTTGTCCTTGCTGCTCACCTCCTTGGGGCTGTCCCTCTTGGGGTGGTGGTGCCAGTGCGGCAATTTCCTCAGGGGTTAGGGGCACATAGGCCATGAGCTTAAATGTGGTAATCACTTCGCCGGGCTTATCAGCAACGAGTTCCATCGTCAGATTGTTAATAACGAGGAAGTTCTGCTGCTGATCAATTTTCTGCATGATCTGCAAAATACTGGGAAATGGCCCTTGAATCGTAACATTGGTTACCTGTTGTTTTAGTTTGGCATTTAACTCTGGGCCAAGGGAGCCGTCTTGGACAATTCCTGAAGCTGCACTATCGGGTTCAAAGGTATTCAATTGGGCACCGCTGGTCAGGATTAGGCGGTTAATGTCAAGGAGAAGGGTGTCTAGGGCTTCCTGTGTCGCAAAGAGCGATCGCACGTCACGATTTTCCTGCTTGGCGCGCTCTAACCCTGCTACCACATCATTGAGTTGCTTCAGGATCACTTCCCGTTGGGAGAGATCATTTTCCTGTTGGCTAATTTCTTCCTGTAGCTTGGCGGCTTCCTCGAGCTTGGGGGCAATGAGAAGACTCCCTAGATAGACTGCTGCTCCCAAACCGACGAGGGCAATCAGTACTCCACTAACCACAGGGGTTAGGGTAATGCCAAAGACCGTCGGATAATTGGGTGCGGGTTCCTCAATCGGGGGGCCGCCAAAATCGCCAGTTAGGGTCATTGCTGTACCACTCCTTTTTCTTTGAGAAATTGAATGCGCGCCACCAGTCCTTCAACGCCATTGGCGGCAAGTTCCTCAAGGAGTTCTGATGCTGGCACGCTGGCGATCGCCGTCTTGATATTGAAGGAAACCCTTGCGGTTGTCTCTTCTTCACCCTGTTGATTTGTCCGTTCCGCCTTCACCAACTGAGTCGCCTTGCCATCAAAGAAGGGAGAGCGATTTTGCAAGAGCAATAGAAAGTCACTGACGGCATCAAAGGACACGGCCGTGCCTTCAATTGTTAGCTCTTGGCCGGTTTGTCCGCCTTGGGTAATTCGCCGAATTTGCACCCCTGCTGGCGTTTGAATGGCCATATTGCGCATCACCGCCGCCCAAGGCTTGACCTGATTAAATACAGTGGCCAGCGCTTTGGTTTCCGCTGATATTTGCTCCTGCTCTTTTTTGATTTCATCCATGCGTTGTAGGTCTGGAGAAATAGCTGCAAGGCGATCTTGAATCGTTTTTTGCTTAGCCGCCAGTTGTTGCAGCCAGAGGTTGGCACCTATTGAACCAAGGAGGGCAAGACCAACAAAGAAAAGGGCAGCCACGCCCCCAATGATAATCGGTACATTACTCATCCCTTGGACTGGCGTTGTTGAACCCGCCATGCCCCCCACTTCAGGACGTTCTTTAAGGAGGTTAATCTCAATTGAGTACATCGGGGATGCTCCTAAGCGCCACGCAGACCAAGACCAATCACCGTGCCGAGGGCAGGGCGTTTTTCAAAGGGAATTTCTTCAGGGGTTTGCAGTCCCAGCAAACTAATCGGATCCACCAAAGTGGTGGCATAGTTGAGCCGCTGACTAAAAAATTCATCCACTTGACCAATGCTGGCACCCGGACCTGCAAGCAGCAACTGCGAGACCTCTAGACTCTCCCCTTGGTTGAGGTAAAAGTCAATGGAGCGGCGGATTTCGTCTGCGAGATCGGAGAGCACTCGCAAAATAGCGGCACCACTGGGGTTGAGTGCTCCGGTCACATCCATCGGCTCTAGGGGAACCGTCAGATTCTCAATCAGGTCAACGCCCATCGAAGGCGGCAAGTTCATGGCGCGGCTAATGGCTTCTTGCATCCGTTCTTTGCCAATGGGCACTTTGCGGTTGAACTGGGGAATGCCATCCTTGACGATGCTGATTTCTGTGCCCTCGTCGCCTATATCAATAATCGCTGCTGCTTCCCCCACAAACTGCTGTAGCGAATCCCGCAGGGTACGCATCAGGGCAAAATTGGTCACTTCAAGGGCTGTGAGTTGTAAACCCGCTTGGGTAAAGGCGTTGATGTAGGCATCGGTGACTTCGCGGGGCGTGCCCACAAGCAAAATTTCCACTCGCTCAATACCATCTTCATCAAGGGAGGTTCCCAGTTTTTGATAGTCAACATCGGCCTCTTCGCGGGGAAAGGGGAGGTACAGCGGGGCTTCCTGCATGAGAACCACTTCCCGTAATTCGTAGTCGGGTAATTCCGCAGGCAGGCGAATCAGGCGAATCACAGCTTCGTTCATGGGAATGGCACTGATCACCTCTTTTTGTTTGATGCGCTTATCCTCAATCCCTTGACGGATGGCATCAGCAACGGCGGTAGTGTCAATGATGCGACCTTCTTCAATGGCGCCTTCGCTGAGGGGCACTGAGGCCATAGCCGTCATTTTCAGACCCTGCTTTTGCCGCTGAAGCTGCACGATATTGACGCGCTCTGGGGTGAGTTCAATCCCCAAGCCCTGCTTTGGTTTTGCAAATAGATTTCCCAGCACAGTATCACCCACCAGTGAACGGTCAAGTTGGCATTAGCGAGATGGTGTGAAGAGTGAATTTTAGAACAAGGCTGCACCCTACCCCACAGGGCTATGCACACACCTCGGCTGCTAAGGCGATCATAACCAATGGGCATCGGTTCTTTCCAATGCATTGGTATGGTTTGCAAAGTGGCTTTATGCAAAACTTGAGTGATCGCTCTTGGGGAAAGTTACCGACGATCGCTAAATGATGGTATCAGTTTTTCTTGATTGGCATTAATTAGGGCTGAACAATCACCCTTGTGCCCACCTCAATTTTTTCAAAGAGGGCGCGAATATCATTGTTGCGCATCCGCACACAGCCATGGGAAACCGCTTGGCCAATCAAAGATTCATTGGTTGTCCCGTGGAAGCCAGCGTAGTTGTTATTTCCCATGGGGGCAAAGACAATCAGGCGATCGCCCAAAGGATTGCGAGGACCAGGGGGAACAATTGTGCCTGTAAAGGGATTTTGCCACTTCGGGTTAACGACTTTGTGCAGCACTCGAAAGTTACCTTGGGGCGTTTCCCAGCCCGGCTTGCCCACGGCCACGGGATAGCTGGCTAATACTTGATCGCCTTCATAGAGAAAGACGCGGCGCTCCCGCAAGCGCAGGACAATTTTGCGTTCCAAAGTGGGTAGAAACGGAGTTGCCTCACCCAGTGGGGGAAGTACCAAGGGCGCTAAGGCGGTTGGCAAGTACGGCGCTGACTCAGAGGCACGGCTCACCTTGAGTTCTTCAGCACCCACGGCAGCCATGGGCAGGGTGGCGATCGCCCCCAGTGCTAATCCCAATGGCATACCTTTGACCCAACCCAACATGAGAACAACTCCGATCTCTCTCAGGACGCTTAGAACAGAATTTGCGTTGGCGGTGCTGGGGGTGGTGCTGCAGGGGGAATGGCAGCCGGACGCGGCGCTGGTGCTGAGCCACCCACTTGAGGGACTTGGATAGGTGTTACGGCCACAAACTCAGGTGCGGGGACAATCCGAGCACAAATAATTTTGGCGGTGGGCACGCTGGCATTTGGATCCAAAATCACCGCCACATCGAGACCTTCAACGATTTCTTGACGGAAGGGGCGCTGACGGTGCTTGCGATCAAACACCACCACAATCTCTTCACCCCAAGGTTGGCGCAGGGTGACATTATCCCCGTCAATGTTGGTGACAACTCCCCGCACAGCCTTCACCTGCTTGGCTTCGGCAGGGGAAAGTAAAACAGTGGTACAGGTTGCCATTGCGGCCAAGGCAACAAGAGCGGTACGACGCAGATTCAACACAGTTCAACTCCTGATATCTTTTATCTTTGGACGATCTAAAGATTGAATACTGAAAACTGAATACTGAGGAGTGAATAATTACCCGCATTCTACGTAGGCCGCCCTTGAGGCGTCAAGGTTAGGGCATAAATCTTGATGTTTTCTTATGTTTTCTTCAGCAAATTCAGCCTATAGAAGCTGTATGCAGGCGCGAGCGATCGCCCAATCTTCTTGGGTCTGAATCACTAGAACCCGCACGGCAGCAGTTGGCAGCGCAATATCGCGATCGCCTTTACCCTTTTCATTTGCTGCGCTATCTAACTCAATTCCCAACCAACCTAGCCCTCGGCAGACATCGCGGCGCACACCGGCAGCATTTTCACCAATTCCTGCTGTGAATACCAACGCATCGAGGCTGCCCAGAGCCGGCAAGAGGCTTGCAATCCCCCGTTGCAGGGAATAGATAAAACAGTCATAGGCCAACTGCGCTTGGGCATTTCCTTGATCAATGGCTGCCAAAATCTGTCGCAAATCATTACTTACCCCAGAGACCCCCAATAGACCCGATTGGCGATTCACCAGCCGATCCAGTTCTTCAACTGTCTTGCCCCGCCGCAGGAGATAAAGCAAAATGCCCGGATCAATGTCGCCACAGCGCGTCCCCATCATCACTCCCGCCGTGGGTGTAAAGCCCATCGTGGTTTCCACAGAAACGCCCCCCTTAACCGCAGTGAGGGAACAGCCATTGCCGAGGTGGCAGGTAATCAGGCGCAACGCTACTAAGGGACGCTGCAAGAGGGTGGCTGCCCGTTCACTGACGTATTGATGGCTAATGCCATGGAAGCCATAGCGTTGAATACCGGCGGTGGTCAGTTCATAGGGAATGGCATAGGTGCGTGCCACTGCTGGCAATTGGGCATGAAACGCGGTATCAAACACGGCCACTTGGGGCGTTTGGGGACAAATCTCTGCCATTAATTCCATTCCCAGCAGGTTGGCTGGATTATGGAGGGGGGCATATTCACTAAATTCGGTAATCGCTGCTTTCACCTGCGCATCTACGCGCACCGCTGCTTGGTAGCGGCTGCCGCCATGGACAACCCGATGGCCAATCATCGTAATCTCTGCAAGGCTTTTCAGGATCGTTGTTGGGTTGCTGGTGAGGGTGTCTAGAAGAGTTTTGAGCCAGTCCTGGAGGGCTGCGATCCCGCCCTTTGGATGGGTTAGGTTGGCTTCGTAGCGTTGATTGGCAGTGGTCACCTTGAGACGCGCCACCGTCGGGTTTTGTCCCCAATCGAGGAGGCCTTGCCAAAGGGGAGCGGGGGGGGTAGCAGCCGTTGCCGCCATTTCAGGCGCTAACCGATACAAACAGGCTTTCAGGCTACTAGAGCCAGCATTTAACACCAGCACCGTGATCATGGCAGGCCCGCAAAAGCATCGCCTCTATCCTACCCAAGCCCCTGGGGAACCGATGCAGTGCAGAACACCTTGACGCGAAAAAGATAGCCCTAGAATTGGGACAGACATTGAGGAAGTCAGGGTGTTTTGGCAAAGGCTTAAATGGCGGCGCCACGGTGGGTATCTACTCTTGTTTCTGCTGGGGCTGTTGATTGCGGCTGTGGTGCTCACCCAATGGCGATCGCACCCGCTTATCCGCCCTGCCCTAGAGCCGCTGCCTCAGTATCCGCAAATTGCGGTGCATATGAATCATTCCCAAGCCCACCGTTACCAAGAACCCTATCGCCCCTATACCCGTGAAGGGGAAGACCTTGAGGCAATCATGATTGCCCAGATTGCCAAAGCCCAAAAGACCATTGATGTGGCGGTGCAGGAGTTTCGCCTACCGAATCTGGCCAAGGCTCTAGCAGCACGGCAGCAGGCAGGGGTACGGGTACGGGTGGTGATGGAGAATACCTACACTGCCC harbors:
- a CDS encoding ferredoxin:protochlorophyllide reductase (ATP-dependent) subunit N, translating into MTATAPNALNFECETGNYHTFCPISCVAWLYQKIEDSFFLVIGTKTCGYFLQNAMGVMIFAEPRYAMAELEEGDISAQLNDYEELKRLCLQIKRDRNPSVIVWIGTCTTEIIKMDLEGLAPKLEAEIGIPIVVARANGLDYAFTQGEDTVLAAMAARCPTPTAVSDPEERNPIQRLLNFGKKKEDVQAESQHYHDHPPLVLFGSLPDPVVTQLTLELKKQGIKVSGWLPAKRYTELPVIDEGYYVAGVNPFLSRTATTLIRRRKCQLITAPFPIGPDGTRAWIEQICATFGIQPQGLAEREAETWAKLSDYLELVRGKSVFFMGDNLLEISLARFLIRCGMQVHEIGIPYMDKRYQAAELELLTKTCAEMGHPLPTIVEKPDNYNQLQRIKALQPDLVITGMAHANPLEARGISTKWSVEFTFAQIHGFGNARDILELVTRPLRRNQALAGLGWQKLVAS
- a CDS encoding AMIN domain-containing protein, encoding MSQLLHRLGLGVATTALIAASQTPTWATTTEITGIRLVTAPNGIQLLFNVQGNLRPAVFTVNRGNASIADIANSQLRLPQGGAFRQDNPAPGISSVEVVQLDAKTIRVTVNGISAAPIGEVIREGRDGLQINFITAQAPAGPQVPPSGQPMAMPPGPSAVPPFLPRPVPPSVGDMLISPLNADPDVIELGTNQRIPRLLLREAPVREVLSLLARAANMNVVFPEGNGEAGGVTISLDIENESVQDVFNYVLRVTNLKANRQGRTIFVGQALPPDAQNRIVRTIRLNQMRVFGAGSTTREISSLAQTGGTIGSGGTGGGAQASTTAQTALNRETRTREGDLQLGAVQLLEMYGANLPDTGRPEAATGCEQLQVPAAAGGVVGQICRSSLLRGLEVVGDPRTNTVTLIGTPRKVEIATQLIQQFDIRKRQVLVNVKFIDVNLLRGRNANADLITNFGSSLWGAIFNPDGLTVIRGTTPNVGGLTPPPLPPIPGEPVGNLLSNFFAQLQLSIQNNNATILSNPTLVIQEGSAAQVNLTQEIFSGIESTVDSQATGGGAALQSQTIRPIIRPAGVIFNVTVDQIDDNGFITLQLSPEVSAPSDTYSVVFPGVTTPSTGTLLSQRRMESGRIRLRDGQTLMLAGIIQDQDRSLVTKIPILGDIPLLGRLFRREANQRQRNELVVMVTPKIIDDTQNAGFGYQYSPTPGSMPPNIQNRILQPPQQRF
- a CDS encoding pilus assembly protein PilO codes for the protein MTLTGDFGGPPIEEPAPNYPTVFGITLTPVVSGVLIALVGLGAAVYLGSLLIAPKLEEAAKLQEEISQQENDLSQREVILKQLNDVVAGLERAKQENRDVRSLFATQEALDTLLLDINRLILTSGAQLNTFEPDSAASGIVQDGSLGPELNAKLKQQVTNVTIQGPFPSILQIMQKIDQQQNFLVINNLTMELVADKPGEVITTFKLMAYVPLTPEEIAALAPPPQEGQPQGGEQQGQPQQPQQQ
- a CDS encoding PilN domain-containing protein, encoding MYSIEINLLKERPEVGGMAGSTTPVQGMSNVPIIIGGVAALFFVGLALLGSIGANLWLQQLAAKQKTIQDRLAAISPDLQRMDEIKKEQEQISAETKALATVFNQVKPWAAVMRNMAIQTPAGVQIRRITQGGQTGQELTIEGTAVSFDAVSDFLLLLQNRSPFFDGKATQLVKAERTNQQGEEETTARVSFNIKTAIASVPASELLEELAANGVEGLVARIQFLKEKGVVQQ
- the pilM gene encoding type IV pilus biogenesis protein PilM; the protein is MLGNLFAKPKQGLGIELTPERVNIVQLQRQKQGLKMTAMASVPLSEGAIEEGRIIDTTAVADAIRQGIEDKRIKQKEVISAIPMNEAVIRLIRLPAELPDYELREVVLMQEAPLYLPFPREEADVDYQKLGTSLDEDGIERVEILLVGTPREVTDAYINAFTQAGLQLTALEVTNFALMRTLRDSLQQFVGEAAAIIDIGDEGTEISIVKDGIPQFNRKVPIGKERMQEAISRAMNLPPSMGVDLIENLTVPLEPMDVTGALNPSGAAILRVLSDLADEIRRSIDFYLNQGESLEVSQLLLAGPGASIGQVDEFFSQRLNYATTLVDPISLLGLQTPEEIPFEKRPALGTVIGLGLRGA
- a CDS encoding L,D-transpeptidase — protein: MLGWVKGMPLGLALGAIATLPMAAVGAEELKVSRASESAPYLPTALAPLVLPPLGEATPFLPTLERKIVLRLRERRVFLYEGDQVLASYPVAVGKPGWETPQGNFRVLHKVVNPKWQNPFTGTIVPPGPRNPLGDRLIVFAPMGNNNYAGFHGTTNESLIGQAVSHGCVRMRNNDIRALFEKIEVGTRVIVQP
- a CDS encoding acetate/propionate family kinase, with translation MITVLVLNAGSSSLKACLYRLAPEMAATAATPPAPLWQGLLDWGQNPTVARLKVTTANQRYEANLTHPKGGIAALQDWLKTLLDTLTSNPTTILKSLAEITMIGHRVVHGGSRYQAAVRVDAQVKAAITEFSEYAPLHNPANLLGMELMAEICPQTPQVAVFDTAFHAQLPAVARTYAIPYELTTAGIQRYGFHGISHQYVSERAATLLQRPLVALRLITCHLGNGCSLTAVKGGVSVETTMGFTPTAGVMMGTRCGDIDPGILLYLLRRGKTVEELDRLVNRQSGLLGVSGVSNDLRQILAAIDQGNAQAQLAYDCFIYSLQRGIASLLPALGSLDALVFTAGIGENAAGVRRDVCRGLGWLGIELDSAANEKGKGDRDIALPTAAVRVLVIQTQEDWAIARACIQLL